The following are from one region of the Coffea eugenioides isolate CCC68of chromosome 2, Ceug_1.0, whole genome shotgun sequence genome:
- the LOC113763827 gene encoding bark storage protein A-like isoform X1, which produces MQFSQTGIWDWLKPKVATHPDTDAAELEIASYHIPAGGYNQLGLVAYWSQYFFSETGKPDTPERKLWFEASKNLLQIASMLEGIELNQCLNKVCLPQKPKLVLGVNGTTANFFVDNAAYRDFLHKTFHVSSIDMESTAVIMTSLSNGHSVIAIRGLCDQNKERI; this is translated from the exons ATGCAGTTTTCTCAAACTGGAATATGGGACTGGCTG AAACCCAAGGTAGCAACACATCCAGATACTGATGCTGCTGAGCTAGAGATCGCAAGCTATCACATTCCCGCTGGCGGATATAATCAGTTGGGTCTCGTGGCTTATTGGAGTCAGTACTTCTTTTCCGAGACAGGAAAGCCTGATACTCCTGAAAGAAAACTTTGGTTCGAGGCATCCAAGAATTTGCTGCAAATCGCTTCCATGCTAGAG GGAATTGAGCTAAACCAGTGCCTAAACAAAGTTTGCCTCCCTCAAAAGCCTAAGCTAGTTCTTGGCGTCAACGGTACAACTGCCAACTTTTTTGTTGACAATGCAGCTTACAGAGATTTCCTCCACAAAACTTTTCATGTTTCATCCATTGATATGGAGAGCACAGCAGTAATCATG ACATCCTTGTCGAATGGCCACTCTGTGATTGCCATCCGCGGACTCTGTGATCAGAACAAGGAGAGAATTTGA
- the LOC113763827 gene encoding bark storage protein A-like isoform X2: MKPKVATHPDTDAAELEIASYHIPAGGYNQLGLVAYWSQYFFSETGKPDTPERKLWFEASKNLLQIASMLEGIELNQCLNKVCLPQKPKLVLGVNGTTANFFVDNAAYRDFLHKTFHVSSIDMESTAVIMTSLSNGHSVIAIRGLCDQNKERI; the protein is encoded by the exons ATG AAACCCAAGGTAGCAACACATCCAGATACTGATGCTGCTGAGCTAGAGATCGCAAGCTATCACATTCCCGCTGGCGGATATAATCAGTTGGGTCTCGTGGCTTATTGGAGTCAGTACTTCTTTTCCGAGACAGGAAAGCCTGATACTCCTGAAAGAAAACTTTGGTTCGAGGCATCCAAGAATTTGCTGCAAATCGCTTCCATGCTAGAG GGAATTGAGCTAAACCAGTGCCTAAACAAAGTTTGCCTCCCTCAAAAGCCTAAGCTAGTTCTTGGCGTCAACGGTACAACTGCCAACTTTTTTGTTGACAATGCAGCTTACAGAGATTTCCTCCACAAAACTTTTCATGTTTCATCCATTGATATGGAGAGCACAGCAGTAATCATG ACATCCTTGTCGAATGGCCACTCTGTGATTGCCATCCGCGGACTCTGTGATCAGAACAAGGAGAGAATTTGA
- the LOC113759627 gene encoding bark storage protein A-like, which translates to MAGNQVRWLLLMLVFVSSLIAVSSERKAISASRTIKELNRNGPYLGLITVFAPEEDAFFATGAFKPNPKHPYVDLSGRRFRVGSIGGSKVIYVRCGEGMVNAAAATQQMLDVFRMIGIVHFGIAGNANNSMSIGDVIIPKQFAQTGLWDWVKFKATIPTNDVAELDFGSYDVPNGGDNELGSIGYSTEFFYSKSGKPNAPERTLWFQTSQNWLEVSSSLEGIALEQCVNSSLCLPEKPKVVVGLNGATANIFVDNAAYREFLYTTFHVSSLDMESAAVVMTCLSNGFKVIVIRGLSDLAGAEDGDNTIRLFGPLAASNVAKAVVQFVKTLRGFHFQLSI; encoded by the exons ATGGCTGGAAACCAAGTCAGATGGCTTTTGTTGATGCTAGTTTTCGTTTCCTCGCTTATAGCCGTTTCATCCGAAAGGAAGGCAATCTCTGCTAGTAGGACAATCAAAGAGCTGAATCGCAATGGACCTTATCTTGGTCTTATTACGGTTTTTGCCCCTGAAGAAGATGCTTTTTTCGCTACTGGTGCCTTCAAGCCTAACCCGAAGCACCCTTATGTGGATTTGTCAG GGAGGCGGTTTCGCGTAGGGAGCATAGGAGGATCAAAAGTCATTTATGTAAGATGTGGAGAGGGAATG GTGAATGCTGCAGCAGCAACACAACAGATGTTGGATGTCTTTCGCATGATTGGAATTGTACACTTTGGCATTGCAGGCAATGCTAACAATTCCATGTCCATAGGAGATGTCATCATCCCTAAGCAGTTTGCTCAAACAGGGTTATGGGACTGGGTG aAATTCAAGGCAACAATACCGACAAATGATGTTGCTGAACTGGACTTTGGAAGCTATGATGTTCCCAATGGAGGAGACAATGAGTTGGGGAGCATTGGGTATTCGACGGAGTTCTTCTACTCTAAGTCAGGAAAGCCTAATGCTCCTGAAAGAACACTTTGGTTTCAGACAAGTCAGAATTGGCTAGAAGTATCTTCTAGTCTGGAG GGGATAGCGCTGGAACAGTGCGTGAACTCGAGCTTGTGCCTTCCTGAAAAGCCCAAGGTAGTTGTTGGACTGAATGGCGCAACTGCCAACATTTTTGTGGACAATGCAGCTTACAGGGAGTTCCTCTATACAACTTTTCATGTTTCATCACTTGATATGGAGAGTGCAGCTGTAGTCATG ACATGTTTATCGAATGGCTTCAAGGTAATTGTCATACGAGGACTATCGGATTTAGCTGGAGCAGAAGATGGAGACAATACTATTCGTCTGTTTGGCCCTCTTGCAGCATCAAATGTAGCCAAGGCTGTTGTCCAATTTGTGAAGACATTGCGAGGATTTCACTTTCAACTGTCTATTTAG